The genomic region GCGTGGTCGCGGTGCTCACCGAGGCCGGGCAGCGGCTGCTGGACAAGATCGCCCCCGGGCACGTCGACACCGTGCGCGACTACCTCATCGACCTGATGACCGCGGAGGAGCGGGCCGTGCTGGAACGGGTCATGTCCGCGGTGCGCGAACGCGTCCGCCGCGAGGACTACCCCTGACAAATGTCATGGCGGGGCCGTGACGAGCGGCCTGCGTCCCAGCCGCGCGCGGGCGGCACCGTAGGGGCATGCCCACAGCAACCCTGACCGGCGCGGACCGCGAGATCGCGGCCGGCGCCGCGATCCACCTCCGTGGCCTGCGCAAACACTTCGGGCCGGTGCGCGCCGTGGACGGCGTCGACCTGACCGTGGCCCCCGGCGAGGTGCTCGCCCTGCTCGGCCCCAACGGCGCGGGCAAGTCCACCACCGTCGACCTCGTCCTCGGCCTCACCCGCCCCGACGCCGGCGAGGTGCACGTCTTCGGCCACCGCCCCGACGAGGCGGTCCGCAACGGCGTCATCGGCGCCATGTTGCAGGGCGGCGCGCTCATCGACGACGCCACCGTCGGCGAGCTCGTCCGCATGGTCGCCGCCCTGCACCGCAGGCCCCAGGCCGCCGCGGCCGCCCTGGCCAAGGCGGGCGTCGCCGAGCTGGCCAAGCGGCGCTGCAAGAAGCTCTCCGGTGGTCAGCGGCAACGCGTCCGCTTCGCCATCGCCCTGGTCAGCGACCCCGACCTGCTGATCCTGGACGAGCCCACCGCCGCCATGGACGTGGAGACCCGCCGCCACTTCTGGCAGAACATCCGCGAGCTGACCAGCACCGGCAAGACCGTCGTCTTCGCCACCCACTACCTGGAAGAAGCCGAGAGCTACGCCGACCGCGTGGTGCTGATGCGCGCCGGAACGGTCGTCGCGGACGGCACCGTCGCCCAGATCAGGGCCACCGCGGCCGGCCGGACCGTGCGTGCCGTGCTCCCTGGGAGTGCGCACGGCACGCTCGGCGAGCTGCCCGGGGTCACCCGCGCCGAGCTGCGCGGCGAGCACGCCACGCTGGCCTCCACCGACTCCGACGCCACCCTGCGGGCCCTGCTCGCCCGCTACCCCGGCGCGCACGACATCGAGATCACCACCGTCGGCCTCGAGGACGCTTTCCTCGCGCTGACCAGCGAGGAGGACAAGTGAACCCGACGTACGTGCTCATCGAGGTCAAGCTGATCGTGCGGCAGTTCGCCTTCCTGTTCTTCACCATCGTGGTGCCCACCGCGATGTTCCTGATCTTCTCCGGCATCTACGGCGGCCCGGCGGCCACCTTCGGCAACGGCACCCCGGTCACCGCGGCCACCATGGTCAGCATGGCCTCCTTCGCGGCCATGTCCGCCGCCCTGGTCACCGGTGGGCGGATCGCGCTGGAACGCCAGATCGCCTGGCACCGGCAGTTGCGGCTCACCCCGCTCTCCGGCGGCGGCTACCTCCTGGCCAAGGGCCTGATCGCGGTGCTGGTCGCGGTGCCCGCGATGCTCGGCGTGCTCGCGGTCGGGCTGCTGGTCAAACAGGTCGACCTCAGCCTGGCGCAGTGGGCGATGCTGATCGGCGGGCTGGTGCTCGGCTCGGTGCCGTTCGCGCTGCTGGGCATGGCCATCGGGCAGCTGGCCAGCGCGGAGTCCGCCCAGGCTGTCACGCCCGCGGTGATGATGGCGCTGGCCATGGTCGGCGGGCTGATGGTGCCGGTGGAGATCATGCCCACCTGGGTGGGCGACATCGCCAGGGCGCTGCCCAGCTTCTGGTTCCGGGAGAACGGGATCAGGGTGGTCGCCGAGGGCACGGTCAGCCTGACCTCGATCGCGGTGCTCGGCGGGGTGACGTTGGTGCTGGGACTGTTCGTGGCCAGGCGGTACCGGCTCAGCGCGGCCCGCTGACCACGCCTACGGTGTCCGCCATGACCACGAACACCGCGCCCAGGATGCGGTCCTGGGAGCTGTTCGCCGGGTTCTTCCTGCTCTTCCTGATGTTCCCGGTCTACTACCTGTTCGAGGCGGACCGGCCGGTGGCGCTCAAGATCGCCGGACTGGCCGGGATCGGGATCGTCGGCGCCACCTACCTGCTGCTGCCGCCCAGGCTGTTCGAGGCGCGGATGTGGCAGCGGCTGGCGCTGATCCTCGGCCAGGCCGTACTGATCGTGCTCATCGTGCTGGTCTTCGGGGTGCCGTTCCTGAGCCTGTTCGTCTACGTCGCGGCCAGCGCGGCGGTCCTGCTGCCGGTGTGGCTGGCGGTGCTGGTGCCGATCGGTCCCAGCGTCGCCGCGGTGCACGCGGTGCTCAACGGCGGGCCGATCTGGCTGGCCTGGATCGTCCTGGCGATGCTGCTGAGCACGTTCAGCGTGCTCGGCCTGGCCGAGCTGATCCGCGGCAACATCAAGCTCTACCGCGAGCAGCAGCAGGCCGCGCTGCTGGCCGTGGCCGAGGAACGCGCCCGGCTGGCCCGGGACCTGCACGACGTGCTCGGGCACAGCCTGACCACCATCACCCTCAAGGCCGGGCTGGCCAGGCGGCTGCTGGAAGCCGGGCGGCCGGAGGCGGCGATCGCCGAGGTCACCGACGTGGAGGCGCTCTCGCGGGCCGCGCTCACCGATGTCAGGGCCACCGTTTCCGGCTACCGCGAAGCCTCGCTGGTGGCCGAGCTGGCCGGGGCGCGGGTGGCGCTGCAGGCCGCCGGGATCACCGCCGACCTGCCGCACGCGGTGGACAACGTGGCGCCCCGGCACCAGCAGGTGCTGGCCTACGTGCTGCGCGAGGGCGTGACCAACGTGCTCCGGCACAGCGGCGCGACCCGCTGCGAGGTGCGCTTCGGGTTGTCCTGGCTGGAGATCCGGGACGACGGCGGCACGCCGGAGCAGACCGGCGGGCCGGGCACCGGGCTCGCCGGCCTGACCGAACGACTCGCCGCCGTCGGCGGCACCGTGGACGCCGGTCCGCTGCCTGCCGGTGGTTTCCGGCTGCGCGCGGAGATCGAGGAGAACGCATGATCCGGGTCCTGCTCGCCGATGACCAGGCCCTCGTCCGCGGCGCGCTGGCCGCACTGCTCGGGCTGGAGGCCGACATCCAGGTCGTCGCGCAGGTGGGCTCCGGTGACGAGGTGCTCGCCGCGGCCACTGAGCACCGGCCCGATGTGGCGCTGCTGGACGTGCAGATGCCCGGCAAGGACGGCCTGGCCGCGGCCGCCGAGCTCCGCGCCGCGCTGCCGGCATGCCGGGTGCTGATCCTGACCACCTTTGGCAGGCCCGGCTACCTGGCCAGGGCGATGAGCGCGGGCGCGGCCGGGTTCGTGGTCAAGGACGCGCCGCCGGAACAGCTCGTCGACGCGGTCCGGCGGGTGCACGCCGGGCTGCGCGTGGTCGACCCCGGACTGGCCGCGGAGTCCCTGTCCAGCGGGGCGAGTCCGCTGAGCACGCGGGAACGGGAGGTGCTGGCCTGCGCGCGGGACGGCGGCACCGTCGCCGATGTGGCCAAGGCGCTGCGCCTGTCCGAGGGCACGGTGCGCAACCACCTGTCCTCGGCGATCGGCAAGACCGGCGCGCGCACCAGGGCCGAGGCCGTGCGCATCGCCGACGACCGCGGTTGGCTTTGACCCGACCGGGTATCCCGCACCCCGCCGCACCCCGCGAAATCCGCCCGCCGCACAACACGCGCGCGCGGGGAATCCCCCCGATTTCCATTTTACCGGCGGGCGCCGACAAAACCGGGAATCGGCGGCCACCGGAAGCTGATCTTGACCGAGTTCGTGACAGCATTGCGGGCATGACAGGACACGCCCCGACCGGCCGGGGAGCGACGGCACGGCTGTTGCGGCGCGTGCTGGCCGGGCTCGTGCTGCTGCCCCTGCTGATCGTCGGCGGCACGGCCTTCCGGGTGTGGCAGGTCGCCCGGCAGGACGACCGGTCCACCGCGGACATCGCCGTGGTGCTCGGCGCCGCGCAGTACGGCGGGCGGCCCTCCGATGTGCTGGAGGCCAGGCTCGCGCACGCCCAGCAGCTCTACGAGCGGGGTGTGGCCAAGACCGTGGTGACCGTGGGCGGACGCGGGTTGGGCGACACCTACACCGAGGCCGAGGCCGGGCAGCGCTGGCTGGTCGGGGACGAGACCAAGGCGGGCACGGCGAAGAAGGCCATTCCCAAGGACAAGGTGGTCGCGGTCAAGGAGGGCGCGGACACCTTGGGCAGTCTGCGGGCGGTGGCGCGGGAGGCGGAGAAACGCGGCTGGCAGAGCGCGGTCATCGTCAGCGATCCGTGGCACTCGCTGCGGGCCCGCACGATGGCCGGTGACACCGGGCTCACCGCGTGGGCCTCACCGACCCGGCGCGGGCCGATCGTGCAGACCAGGGAGACCCAGCTGCGCTACATCCTGCGCGAGACCGCGGGCGTGCTGTTCTACCGGCTCACCCACACCTCCACCAACCTGGTCGACAATGGTCTCGGCTGAACCGCACGGCTACTCCGCGCACGACACCGCGCGGCTGCTGCCCGAACCTGACAAGCACGGCGCGCTCGCCGAAGCCGAGACCGAGGCGCGCACCCCGTTCGCCCGCGACCGGGCCAGGGTGCTGCACTCGGCGGCGCTGCGCCGCCTGGCCGGCAAGACGCAGGTGGTTGGGCCGGGCGAGGGGGATGTGCCGAGGACCCGGCTCACCCACTCGCTGGAGGTGGCCCAGATCGGCCGGGGCATCGGTGGCGAGTTGGGGTGCGATCCGGACGTCGTCGACCTGGCCGGGCTGGCGCACGACATCGGCCACCCGCCGTTCGGGCACAACGGCGAACGCGCGCTCAACGCGCTGGCCGGGCCCTGCGGCGGGTTCGAGGGCAACGCGCAGACCCTGCGCATCCTGACCCGCCTGGAACCCAAGGCACTCGGCCCGGACGGCCGCCAGTACGGGCTCAACCTGACCAGGGCGGCCCTGGACGCGGCCACCAAGTACCCGTGGCCGCGCCGGGAGGGCACGGTCAAGTTCGGGGTCTACGACGACGACCTGCCCGTCTTCGGCTGGCTCCGGCAGGGCGCGCCGGTGGACGCGCAGTGCCTGGAGGCCCAGGTGATGGACTGGGCCGACGACGTGGCCTACTCGGTGCACGACGTGGAGGACGGGGTGCTCGCCGGGCGCATCTCGCTGCGCGCGCTGGGCAGTCCGGCCGAGCGCCGGGTGATCGCCGCGCTGGCCGCGGCGCACTTCAGCGCCGAGCCTGCCGAGGCGATCGAGGCCGCCGCTGACGGGCTGCTCCGGTTGCCCGCGGTGGCCGCGCTGGCCCAGCACGACTACGACGGCACCCTGGCCGACCAGGTCGCGCTGAAGGCGCTGACCAGCGAGCTCGTCGGCCGCTTCGCCTCCGCCGCGGTCACCGGCACCCGCAAGGCGCACGGGGCCGGGCCGCTGCGCCGCTACGAGGCCGACCTGGTGGTGCTGCCGCCGGTGTCCGCGGAGGTGGCCCTGCTCAAGGCGGTCGCGCTGCGGTACGTGATGAGCGACCCGGAACGGCTGGCCGTGCAGATCCGGCAGCGGGAGCAGGTCACCGAGCTCACCGAGGCGCTGTGCCGACTTGCCCCGGAGGCCCTGGATCCGGCGTTCCGGCCGGCCTGGTCGGCGGCGGGAGACGACGCCGAGCGGCTGCGGGTGGTGATCGACCAGGTCGCGCTGCTGACCGACGCCCAGGCGGTGAGCTGGCACCGGCGGCTGGTCACCTGAACCGCGCCCACCGAACGGCGTCAACCGAAGTTGACGATTTCTGGTTTACTCGGAGCCATGGGACTTCGAGAGGTGTTGCGGGTGCTGTTCCGGCCGTTGCGGCGCAAGGTGCCGGCCGGTGCTCCACCGAGGCGACGGGAGGACCCCGGTGGCGCAGGGGTGCGCGAACCCAGGCGGCCGCGTCCGCCCGGTCCGGTCAGCGGTGCCGCCGCGGCCGAGCTGCCGGCTCCGGCGCAGCACGTGAAACTGGCCGACCCACGGCGCTGACCAGCGGTTTGTCACAGTGGGAGCGGGGTGCTCGTCCCTGGGGTGTCCGCGTCACCGACCCAGGGAGGCCGTTGTGCCACGTATCCCCGCGCTCACCGTCGACAAGGCAAGCTGGCTGGTCCGCCGCATGTACGGCTATGCGAAGAAGCGGTTCGGCGCGGTGCCCGAACCGTTCGCGGTCATGGCCCACCACCGCGGCATCATGATCGCCGCCGCGGTGGCCGAGACCGCGGTCGAACGCGCCGCCAAGCACCTGCCGCACAGCCTCACCGACCTGGTCGTCTACCGGGTCGCCACCGAGCTGGGCTGCTCCTGGTGCGTGGACTTCGGCACCATGCTGCAGCGGCACAAGGGCCTGGACATCAAGCGGCTCAAGGAGATCCACGCCTACGCCGACTCACCGCTGTTCACCGAGACCGAGAAGCTCGCCCTGGCCTACGCCGACGCGATCACCGCCTCACCGGTGCGGGTCACCGACGAGCAGGTCGCCCAGCTCCGGGAACGCCTGGGGGACAAGGGACTCGTCGAGCTCACCTATCTGATCACGGTGGAGAACCAGCGGGCCCGGTTCAACGACGCGCTCGGCATCGTCGACCAGGGCTTCACCTCCGGCGAGGCCTGCCGGGTACCGCTGCCGGTGGCCGAGGCCGCCGTCACCAGGCCACGTTCGTGAGCTTCGCCGGGTTCACCACGTCGTAGATCGCCACGATCCGCCCGTCCCGGACCGCCAGCGTCGACACGCGGCGGTCCACCGGACGGTGCCCGTCGCCGCCGTCGGTCTGGGCCAGGAAGCCCAGGTCGCCGTTGACCAGCACCGGGGTGATCCCGGAGCGCACCGACTCCGGCCCGTACTGCCGCAACAGGCCGAGGGCGAAGCGGGCCACCTTGTCCGCGCCGACCACCGGCCGCCGCGCGGTGCGCGCCTGGCCGCCGGAGTCGCCGATGACTACCACGTCCGGGTGCAGCACCGCCAGCAGCGCGTTCATGTCCCCGCTGGCCAGTGCCGAGGTGAACCGCTCCAGCACGGCCCGCTGCTCGGCCAGCTCGACCCGCGGCGGGGTGTCGGCCTCGGTGACCGCGCGCCGCGCGCGGGAGGCCAGCTGCCGGGCCGCCGCCGGGGTCACGCCCAGCGCGGTCGCGATCTCCGGGAACGGCACCCCGAACGCGTCGTGCAGCACGAACGCCACCCGCTGCTCCGGGCTCAGCTCGTGCAGCACCACCATGGCCGCCATCCGCACGCCGTCCTCGCGCACCGCGACGTCCAGCGGATCCTCACTCGGCTGGGTGGTCAGCGGGCTCACCACCGGCTCCGGCAGCCAGGAACCGACGTAGCGCTCACGCTGCGCGCTGGCCGCCTTGAGCCGATCGAGGCAGATCCGGCCCACCACCGTGGTCAGCCAGGCCCGCAGGTCACGGATCTCCGCCCGTGCGGCCGCGGTCAGCCCGGCCAGCCGCAGCCACGCGTCCTGCACCGCGTCCTCGGCGTCGGCCCTGGTCCCGGTGATGCGGTAGGCGACCCCGATGAGGTGCCCCCGGTGCTCGCTGAACACCGTGGCCAGGGTCTCGTCGCTGACGGTCACACGCCCATCCTGGACTACTCCTAGACTTGCCCCTGTGGCAGGACGAATCCGGGACAGCGACATAGCCGAGGTCCGTGATCGGTGCCGGATCGACATCGTGGTCGGCGAGTACGTCAACCTTGGCCGAGCCGGCGGCGGCACGTTGAAGGGGCTGTGTCCCTTCCACGACGAGAAGACCGCGTCGTTCAACGTGCGGCCCAGCAAGGGCACCTTCCACTGCTTCGGCTGCGGCGTCGGCGGCGACGTGATCCAGTTCGTCCAGCAGTACGAGCACATCGGCTTCGTCGAGGCAGTGGAGCGGCTGGCCGACAGCATCGGCTACCGGCTCACCTACACCGGCGGCGGCGCGACCGTGCAGCGCGACCGCGGCACCAAGACCCGGATGCTGGAGGCGCACAAGGCCGCCGCCCAGTTCTACGTCGAGCAGCTGCAGACCCCGGATGCGGTCAAGGCGCGCGAGTTCCTCACCGAGCGCGGGTTTGACCAGGCCGCCGCGGACCGGTTCGGCTGCGGGTTCGCCCCCGCGGGCTGGGACAAGCTGACCCGCCACCTCATCGGCCGCGGCTTCGAGCTGGACGAGCTGTACAAGTGCGGGCTGGCCAAGGAGGGGCGGCAGGGGCCGATCGACCGGTTCCACCGCAGGCTGCTCTGGCCGCTGAAGGACCTCGGCGGCGAGGTGGTCGGCTTCGGCGCGCGCCGGATCTTCCCCGACGACCCGATCGAGGCCAAGTACGTCAACACCAGCGAGACGCCGATCTTCAAGAAGTCGCACGTGCTCTTCGGCATCGACCTGGCCAAGCGGGAGATCGCCCGCAGGCGCCAGGTGGTCGTGGTGGAGGGCTACACCGACGTGATGGCCATGCACCTGGCCGAGGTGCCCACCGCGGTCGCCTCCTGCGGCACCGCCTTCGGCGCCGACCACATCTCGGTGCTGCGGCGGCTGCTGATGGACGACGACGCCTTCCGCGGCGAGGTCATCTTCACCTTCGACGGCGACGCGGCAGGGCAGAAGGCCGCGCTGAAGGCATTCGACGACGAGCAGAAGTTCGCCGCCCAGACCTTCATCGCGATCGCCCCGGACGGCATGGACCCCTGCGAGCTCCGCCAGGACAAGGGCGATGTGGCCGTGCGGGACCTGGTGGCCCGGCGGCAGCCGCTGTTCGCCTTCGCCATCCGCACCCTGCTCGCCGAGCACAACCTGGACACCGCGGAGGGCCGGGTCGAGGCGCTGCGCCGCACGGTGCCGCTGGTCGCCCAAATCAAGGAGGAGTCCCTCCGCGACGAGTACGGGCGGCAGCTGGCCGGCTGGGTCGGCTGGGACGACACCCCGGGGGTGCTGCGCCGGATCAGGGAGATCTCCGGCGGCAAGGCCGCCCCGGAGAAGACCCCGCGCCGCCGCCCGGTGGACCCGAACCAGGCCGCGCTGGCGGTGGAGGTGGACGGGCCGAGCAGGCCGTCCCCGCAGGACCCCCAGCTGCGCTCGCAGCGGGAGGTGCTCAAGGCGGCGATCCAGCTGCCCGGCATCGCGGGCCCCGCCTACGACTCGATCTCCGAAGAGGCCTTCACCCACCCCGCCTACCTGGAGCTGCACCGGTCGATCCTGGCCGCGGGCGGCACCTCCTGCGGGCTCTCCGGCGCCTCGTTCGTGGACGCGATCGCGCAGAAGTGCAAGCACTCGGTGGTGCGCTCGCTGGTGACCGAGCTGGCGGTGGAGTCGCTGCGCACCAGGTCGGCGGAGGACCGCTACGTGCTGGGGCTGATCGCCAACATGCAGGCCAGCCTGGTGGCCAGGCAGATCGCCGACATCAAGTCCAGGCTGCAACGCATCTCTCCGGTCACCGACGCCGACGAGTACCGCGCGCTCTTCGGCGACCTGGTGGCCATGGAGCAGTACCACAAGGGACTCCGCGAACAGGCGATGGGCGGCGTGTAGATGAGCTGGTGGGGACGCTTCACCGACAAGATCACCGGCGGCGTGCGGCTGCCCGAGGGCCTGGACGTGCCGCTGACCGGTGAGGAGCACATCCTGGCCTTCGCCGAGCTCACCGGCGGCGGCCACCTGGTCGCGACCTCGCACGCCCTGGTGGTGGCCGAGGAGGACGGACAGCGCCGGATTCCCTGGCACCTGATCAGCAAGGCGGTCTGGGGCAACGACGTGCTCGCGGTGACCGAGGCGCTCGAACACGGCACCGCGGGGGAGGCGGTGCTGCTGACCGACCAGCCGCCGCGCCGCTACCCGCTGGCGCAGGCCTACCGGCTGCCCGACGTGGTGCACGCCAGGGTCACCGGTTCCATCCGCTCCACCCACCGGCACGAGCTGCCCGGCGGCGGGGCGTGGTTCGTGCAGCGCAAGGTGCCCGGCCGCGACGGTGTGGTGCTGCAGGTGCGCGCCGACCCCGGCACCGACGAGGCGGCGGTGACCACGCTGGCCGCGGACGTGGCCCGCAAGATCCGCGAGGCCCAGGCCAGCGCCTTCTAGCCCGCGCCTTCGCCGACGGGGTACCGCCCCCGCCGCTCGCGCTATACAGTACGTACGTACGGTTTGCTGAGCGAGCTGGAGGTTGCCGCATGTGGGACCCGTCCACCTACCTGGCCTTCGCCGACCACCGGGAACGCCCGTTCTACGACCTGCTCGCCCGCGTCGGCGCCACCGACCCCCGGCACGTGGTCGACCTGGGCTGCGGCCCCGGCACCCTCACCCCGGTGCTGACCAGCCGCTGGCCCGCGGCCAAGATCACCGCGCTGGACTCCTCCGTCGAGATGGTCGAGGCGGCCAGGGCGGCCGGAATCGACGCGGAGCTGCGCGACGTGCGCGACTGGCGGCCGGACCGCGACACCGACGTGGTGGTCTGCAACGCCGTGCTGCAGTGGGTCACCGGCCACCTCGACCTGTTGCCCGGCTGGCTGGACCGCCTGCCCAGCGGTGCCTGGTTCGCCTTCCAGGTACCCGGCAACTTCCGCGAACCCAGCCACACCATCCCGCGCGGCATCGCCGAGAGCCCGGCCTGGCGGGACACCCTGGCCGGCACATTCCGCCCGGAGGACGCGGTGCCCCGGCCCGAGGTGTACGCGGGCGTGCTGACCGCGGCCGGGTTCACCGCGGACGTGTGGGAGACCACCTACCTGCACGAGCTGCGCGGCGCCGACCCGGTGCTGAACTGGATCAGCGGCACCGCCCTCCGCCCGGTCCGCGCGGCCCTGGACGAGTCCGGCTGGCAGCAGTTCACCGCCAAACTGGCACCCCAGCTGCGCGCCGCCTACCCCGCGCACGGCCAGGACGTCACCTGGTTCCCGATGCGCCGGATCTTCGCCGTGGGCCGCAAGAAATGAGCCCAGGGCGCGACAGGGCGCCCGGCGAGCCACCTGCCCGCCGGGCACGCCCTGACCGCGGTGCCTAGGCCCTGGTGGTCGAGGTCGGCGCGGTGGACTTGGGCGCCCCGGCGGCCTTGGCGGGCTCGCCAGGCTTGGCCGTGCCGCCACTGGCCCGCTGACGGTCGACCTCGGAGATCAGCTTGTCGCCCTGTCCCGCCTTAGCGGTCCCCTGGTCGTGCCGCCCGGCCTTCTTCTCCGACCACCCCATCTTCTCGTCGATCTTGGCCCGAACGGTCCCCGCGGTGCCTTGCACGGCCGGGTGGTCCACCATCCGGTGGTACGTCCGGACCAGATCCTCGTACCGTTCCCGTCCCGCGCGAGTACCAAGCACGTAGCCCACGGCGACCCCGAGCGCGAACCTGATCATGGCTCCTCCTCGTCTTGACCTGCGTGAACACCCGTGGTCGCGGAGCGAAGATCCCCAGTGAGGGGGGTGGTGAAAACCGCTCCGCGGAGTGCGCTAAGGTATTACCCGTCAGGCACCGCCGGACACATGCCAGTCCTCCGTAGCTCAACTGGCAGAGCATGCGACTGTTAATCGCAGGGTTGTTGGTTCGAGTCCAACCGGAGGAGCCAAAGGCCCAGGTCACATGACCTGGGCCTTCTTTGCGTTCAAGATCAAGGCTCCGGAAAGGCTCCGGAAACGTCACGCGCCTTCGACAGCCTCCATGACCTCCGCGCCGCCCGACACCCGCTTCTTCCGCCCGAAGTAGTGATCCTGGGTCGTCGACACCTTCGCGTGCCCCAACTGGTCCGCCGCCTCCCGCGCCGTCTTGCCCGCCTCATCCATCAGGGTCGCCACCGTCTTCCGCCACACATGCGACGTCACCCACGTCCACTCGGTCGTTGCGACACCCTTCTCGTCCGGCAGGTCGAATGCCTCCCGGAGGTCGGCCTGCGTGTTGGAGGGATCACGCAGCCCACCCTTGGGGGCGGTGAACACAGGGGCATCAGGTGCCACTAACGTCAGGTCAACGCGGGCGAGCCGAGTACGCCGCGCCTTCAGCATGGCTACTGTCCATGACGGCAAATCCAGTGTCCGGTACCCGGCCGGCGTCTTCGGCTCCCACTTGATATAGAGCCCGACGCCCTTCTCTCGGATGACTGTGCCGCGGATCTCTACCGCTTCCGCACCGGGGGTCCAGTCGATCGCATCCCACACCACTGCGGATGCTTCGCCGATGCGCATACCAGTGGCGAGCATCATGTCTGAGAAGTCCGGCAGGTCGCGGGCTTTAGACTTCTTGTCGCCGTGGATCTGCTTGCGAAGTTCGATAGCTTCGCTCAACTCAAGCGAACGGCTTCCTGTCTTCCGCCCCTGCTCGATCCGTTCGAGATCCTTGGTCGGATTCCTGTTGACCGCATTGTGACGGCCAGCAAATCCCAGGATCTTGCTGAGTACCGACCGGGTGGCCTTCGCCGTAGAGGTGCCGTTTTCCTTGGTGACAGACTTGATCATCTTCCCGATCCGTCCGAGTGTGACCTCCCGGACCCGCAGTTCACCAAGCGCTGGGATGATCTGATTGTTCATGCGGTCTTCGTACAGCCTCTTGGTTGTGGGGGATTTGGTCGAGTCGGCCTCGAACTCTTCCCACCACTTCTCGCAGACAACGCTGAACTTCGTTTCGGCGTTCATGTCGTCTGGGCTTTCTCCGAATCGGCGCTCTGCTAACGCCTTCTTGAGCGCGATCTTCGCCTTAGTCGGGGAATCCCCGTATCGCTTCGCCCGGCGGGTCACGCCGTCGTAGTCCCGGTAGTAGCACTCTGCTAGAGGGCGTCCGTTCTTCCGGGTGACCCAGATTTCCCCGAACGTACCGACCGGGAGCGGGGGGCGGCCAGTCCTCCCCATGGCTCCTCCTTGCTAGATCGAACGTAGGCGTCTGCGGCGAGTGCTTCCCGGATTTAGGATCTCGGCGTAGGCCATCGCCTCTCCGCGGGCCTGGCCGCGAAGCTCGGCGTTGGCTAGGTGGTCATCGATGCTGGAGATGATCCGGTTGGTGACCCAGTAGGCTGCGATGAGGACGATGGTGCCGAATCCCGCGAGCGCGGTAGCCGAGAAGAGCAACGCGATAGCAATCAGTGACGGCGCTGCGGTGACTGCGAGTGTCAAGGTTGTAAATACAAGTGCGAGGTCCAAGGCCGCCGAGCAGGCTAGTGAGCGCTTGAATGACCTGGTCCAAACCATTGTGGCCTCCCCGTGACAACCGCCGTCTGGCGCATCAG from Crossiella sp. CA-258035 harbors:
- a CDS encoding ABC transporter ATP-binding protein codes for the protein MPTATLTGADREIAAGAAIHLRGLRKHFGPVRAVDGVDLTVAPGEVLALLGPNGAGKSTTVDLVLGLTRPDAGEVHVFGHRPDEAVRNGVIGAMLQGGALIDDATVGELVRMVAALHRRPQAAAAALAKAGVAELAKRRCKKLSGGQRQRVRFAIALVSDPDLLILDEPTAAMDVETRRHFWQNIRELTSTGKTVVFATHYLEEAESYADRVVLMRAGTVVADGTVAQIRATAAGRTVRAVLPGSAHGTLGELPGVTRAELRGEHATLASTDSDATLRALLARYPGAHDIEITTVGLEDAFLALTSEEDK
- a CDS encoding ABC transporter permease, giving the protein MNPTYVLIEVKLIVRQFAFLFFTIVVPTAMFLIFSGIYGGPAATFGNGTPVTAATMVSMASFAAMSAALVTGGRIALERQIAWHRQLRLTPLSGGGYLLAKGLIAVLVAVPAMLGVLAVGLLVKQVDLSLAQWAMLIGGLVLGSVPFALLGMAIGQLASAESAQAVTPAVMMALAMVGGLMVPVEIMPTWVGDIARALPSFWFRENGIRVVAEGTVSLTSIAVLGGVTLVLGLFVARRYRLSAAR
- a CDS encoding sensor histidine kinase codes for the protein MTTNTAPRMRSWELFAGFFLLFLMFPVYYLFEADRPVALKIAGLAGIGIVGATYLLLPPRLFEARMWQRLALILGQAVLIVLIVLVFGVPFLSLFVYVAASAAVLLPVWLAVLVPIGPSVAAVHAVLNGGPIWLAWIVLAMLLSTFSVLGLAELIRGNIKLYREQQQAALLAVAEERARLARDLHDVLGHSLTTITLKAGLARRLLEAGRPEAAIAEVTDVEALSRAALTDVRATVSGYREASLVAELAGARVALQAAGITADLPHAVDNVAPRHQQVLAYVLREGVTNVLRHSGATRCEVRFGLSWLEIRDDGGTPEQTGGPGTGLAGLTERLAAVGGTVDAGPLPAGGFRLRAEIEENA
- a CDS encoding response regulator transcription factor, which translates into the protein MIRVLLADDQALVRGALAALLGLEADIQVVAQVGSGDEVLAAATEHRPDVALLDVQMPGKDGLAAAAELRAALPACRVLILTTFGRPGYLARAMSAGAAGFVVKDAPPEQLVDAVRRVHAGLRVVDPGLAAESLSSGASPLSTREREVLACARDGGTVADVAKALRLSEGTVRNHLSSAIGKTGARTRAEAVRIADDRGWL
- a CDS encoding YdcF family protein, whose product is MTGHAPTGRGATARLLRRVLAGLVLLPLLIVGGTAFRVWQVARQDDRSTADIAVVLGAAQYGGRPSDVLEARLAHAQQLYERGVAKTVVTVGGRGLGDTYTEAEAGQRWLVGDETKAGTAKKAIPKDKVVAVKEGADTLGSLRAVAREAEKRGWQSAVIVSDPWHSLRARTMAGDTGLTAWASPTRRGPIVQTRETQLRYILRETAGVLFYRLTHTSTNLVDNGLG
- a CDS encoding deoxyguanosinetriphosphate triphosphohydrolase codes for the protein MVSAEPHGYSAHDTARLLPEPDKHGALAEAETEARTPFARDRARVLHSAALRRLAGKTQVVGPGEGDVPRTRLTHSLEVAQIGRGIGGELGCDPDVVDLAGLAHDIGHPPFGHNGERALNALAGPCGGFEGNAQTLRILTRLEPKALGPDGRQYGLNLTRAALDAATKYPWPRREGTVKFGVYDDDLPVFGWLRQGAPVDAQCLEAQVMDWADDVAYSVHDVEDGVLAGRISLRALGSPAERRVIAALAAAHFSAEPAEAIEAAADGLLRLPAVAALAQHDYDGTLADQVALKALTSELVGRFASAAVTGTRKAHGAGPLRRYEADLVVLPPVSAEVALLKAVALRYVMSDPERLAVQIRQREQVTELTEALCRLAPEALDPAFRPAWSAAGDDAERLRVVIDQVALLTDAQAVSWHRRLVT
- a CDS encoding carboxymuconolactone decarboxylase family protein, producing MPRIPALTVDKASWLVRRMYGYAKKRFGAVPEPFAVMAHHRGIMIAAAVAETAVERAAKHLPHSLTDLVVYRVATELGCSWCVDFGTMLQRHKGLDIKRLKEIHAYADSPLFTETEKLALAYADAITASPVRVTDEQVAQLRERLGDKGLVELTYLITVENQRARFNDALGIVDQGFTSGEACRVPLPVAEAAVTRPRS
- a CDS encoding sigma-70 family RNA polymerase sigma factor; its protein translation is MTVSDETLATVFSEHRGHLIGVAYRITGTRADAEDAVQDAWLRLAGLTAAARAEIRDLRAWLTTVVGRICLDRLKAASAQRERYVGSWLPEPVVSPLTTQPSEDPLDVAVREDGVRMAAMVVLHELSPEQRVAFVLHDAFGVPFPEIATALGVTPAAARQLASRARRAVTEADTPPRVELAEQRAVLERFTSALASGDMNALLAVLHPDVVVIGDSGGQARTARRPVVGADKVARFALGLLRQYGPESVRSGITPVLVNGDLGFLAQTDGGDGHRPVDRRVSTLAVRDGRIVAIYDVVNPAKLTNVAW